AAAGCCACCTTTGGATTAGAATCCCCTCCTCTCTTTCCTTTTCCAACTGCTAAGGATCCTACGCACTCATCTTTCTCTTAACGGAAGATCGAAATCCTTACAAAAGGCTTTACAAAGCTTTCGTCTCAATTCAAGTATATTTCGCTTCTCCGACATCTTACTTAGTATCCTTTGAATCTTTtagcaaaaaatatttttcatataataatataattataatttttgtgCTTATACTGTTTGTTCACTCAAGATTTACTTCATCGCAAGCTCTGCTGTATCACAGATTTCTACCCATACTAAAGAATAGGAGAATAAAAGCGATCAGTAAAGAGGTTCGATCACTTCTAAGGGGTATAATAAGGAAGAGGGAGGAGGCTATAAAAAGGGGTGAAGCAAGCAACGATGACCTCCTGGGCTTGTTGATGGAGTCCAATACAAAGCACTTGCATGAAGGCGGGAACAAGAATGCTGGAATGACCATCGATGAAGTGGTCGAGGAATGTAAGCTATTCTACTTTGCAGGGCAAGAGACGACTGCTGTCTTGCTAACATGGACGATGGTGGTCTTGAGCATGCATCCCCTGTGGCAAGCAAGGGCCAGAGAGGAGGTCCTACAGGTCCTTGGGAAAGACAAGCCAGAGTTCGATGCCTTGAGCCATTTAAAGATTGTGAGTGCTCTGCTTTTAGGAAAATGCAGAGCAGAGTAGAGTCTAAACAATCGCCGTGGCAGGTGACGATGATACTATACGAGGTTCTTCGGCTGTACCCACCACTGGCGCTCATCCAGAGGAGAACATACAAGACGGTGGAAATCGGAAACATAGCTTACCCACCGGGAACATTGCTCGCATTGCCCATAATCTTCATTCACCATGACCCAGCCTTGTGGGGAGAAGATGCAAGCGAGTTCAAACCAGAGAGATTCGCAGAGGGGATCGCAAAGACATCGAGAGATCAGACTGCTTTCTTTCCGTTCGGCGGAGGTCCTCGTGTTTGCATGGGTCAGAATTTTGCGTTGCTGGAAGCAAAGATGGGATTGAGTACGATTCTCCAAAGATTTTGGTTTGAGCTCTCACCATCGTACGCTCATGCTCCACGCACTGTCATGACTCTTCAACCCCAACACGGCGCTCAACTGAGGTTGCACAGACTCTGAATCATCTCTTCCTTGTGGCCCTGTTTTATGTTGTCATTTAATGTGAAGTGGAGAGTTATGGAACCACCTTAATATGAGTTTGTATAAATAATCTTATCAACTATAAACACTAATGATCTTATAAGAAAGCCACTAgtagtttgaaaataaatttatatttcacatAATTTCTAAGATCATCTCTGAATTATAATATTCCCAAATCATCACAGAATATAACCAAATaactatagaaaataaaaaagaaatcctttccataccataccataccataccatagATGAATTTAGCAtattattttctatattgataataagattaaaaaaaagaagatatgaATGACACAGGACTATGATATGAAAGGATGATATCAATAACATAACTAGGCGGAGAAAAGAAAAGGATCTCTATAGTCTCCTGATGAGCATTACTTACCAC
Above is a genomic segment from Musa acuminata AAA Group cultivar baxijiao chromosome BXJ3-4, Cavendish_Baxijiao_AAA, whole genome shotgun sequence containing:
- the LOC135635969 gene encoding cytochrome P450 CYP72A616-like, which translates into the protein MRLAVSNLGWGAGGLLLLACAVWALNWAWWRPRRQERALRLQGLHGTPYRLLRGDLKEDARLLAEARSKPMPLSHHIIPRVAPLLHAAMNEFGRTSFTWFGPVPRVTITDPQSIRGILSNKFGHMGRSNISPFRRLLATGVLSYEGEKWAKHRRILNPAFHFEKLQRMLPAFSVCCSDLVSRWEKLVGQEGSCELDVWPELQNFTGDVISRAAFGSSYEEGRRIFELQAEIAELIMQTGKTAVYVPGYRFLPILKNRRIKAISKEVRSLLRGIIRKREEAIKRGEASNDDLLGLLMESNTKHLHEGGNKNAGMTIDEVVEECKLFYFAGQETTAVLLTWTMVVLSMHPLWQARAREEVLQVLGKDKPEFDALSHLKIVTMILYEVLRLYPPLALIQRRTYKTVEIGNIAYPPGTLLALPIIFIHHDPALWGEDASEFKPERFAEGIAKTSRDQTAFFPFGGGPRVCMGQNFALLEAKMGLSTILQRFWFELSPSYAHAPRTVMTLQPQHGAQLRLHRL